One genomic window of Cannabis sativa cultivar Pink pepper isolate KNU-18-1 chromosome 2, ASM2916894v1, whole genome shotgun sequence includes the following:
- the LOC115710534 gene encoding zinc finger BED domain-containing protein RICESLEEPER 2, whose protein sequence is MVAKELINCLNQWGITQLFSITVDNASSNDVALRKVKEYLKEKDKALVLGGEMFHMRCCAHILNLVVSDGLKDMSYAISSIRNAVRYVRSSPARLKRFREACTDANVESKTLLCLDVVTRWNSTYMMLEAALKFNSVFKYMEGDAYYIKYFEEERVNGEKLDGPPEASDWSNAEVFVNFLKSFYELTLKFSGSLYVTSNLFFQEILQVQVELNDMKASKDELISKMAASMQLKFNKYWGNIEKVNLLQYIASILDPRFKLDVVRNGFRYLYESIIAETMIKKVENMMTSLYGFYQNIVVLPNSSNDQQVTENITSKSNASGNSSSTSFLIKLKFVSSEEITNDLDDYLNDRKEKLLENVDFDILDWWKRNSSKYPIVSHIARDVLAVQMSSVASESAFSTGGRILDPFRSSLSPKTVEALICS, encoded by the exons ATGGTGGCAAAAGAACTAATCAATTGTCTCAATCAATGGGGTATTACTCAACTTTTCTCTATCACAGTTGATAATGCCTCGTCAAATGATGTAGCTTTGAGAAAGGTAAAGgaatatttaaaagaaaaagataaagctTTAGTTTTGGGTGGAGAGATGTTCCATATGCGTTGTTGtgcacatattttaaatttggttGTTAGTGATGGTTTAAAAGATATGTCTTATGCCATATCTAGCATAAGGAATGCGGTGAGGTATGTGAGATCTTCTCCTGCTCGGTTGAAGCGATTTAGAGAAGCTTGTACGGATGCAAATGTTGAATCAAAAACCTTGCTCTGTTTGGATGTGGTGACAAGATGGAACTCCACATACATGATGCTAGAAGCAGCATTGAAGTTCAACAGTGTTTTTAAGTATATGGAAGGGGATGCATACTACATTAAGtattttgaagaagaaagagttAATGGAGAGAAACTTGATGGCCCACCAGAAGCTAGTGATTGGAGCAATGCTGAAGTATTTGTTAACTTTCTCAAATCTTTTTATGAACTCACTTTGAAGTTTAGTGGGTCATTGTACGTGACATCAAATCTTTTCTTTCAAGAGATTTTGCAAGTTCAAGTTGAGCTCAATGATATGAAGGCTAGTAAAGATGAGTTGATAAGTAAAATGGCAGCGAGCATGCAATTGAAGTTTAACAAGTATTGGGGCAATATTGAGAAGGTTAACTTGTTGCAGTATATTGCCTCCATTTTGGATCCAAGATTCAAACTTGATGTGGTTCGGAACGGTTTCAG GTACCTCTATGAGTCAATTATAGCTGAAACAATGATCAAAAAAGTTGAAAATATGATGACTAGCTTGTAtggtttttatcaaaatattGTTGTGCTGCCTAATTCTTCCAATGATCAACAAGTAACTGAAAATattacttccaaatccaatgcAAGTGGAAATTCAAGTAGCACATCATTCCTTATTAAGCTCAAGTTTGTGTCAAGTGAAGAAATCACTAATGATTTGGATGATTATCTTAATGATAGAAAGGAAAAATTACTTGAAAATGTGGACTTTGACATTCTTGATTGGTGGAAAAGGAATAGTAGTAAGTATCCTATTGTCTCTCACATTGCTAGAGATGTTTTGGCTGTTCAAATGTCTAGCGTTGCTTCCGAATCAGCTTTTTCTACTGGAGGACGAATACTTGATCCATTTAGAAGTTCTTTGTCTCCAAAGACAGTTGAGGCGTTAATTTGCTCATAG